One part of the Sander vitreus isolate 19-12246 chromosome 10, sanVit1, whole genome shotgun sequence genome encodes these proteins:
- the LOC144524351 gene encoding neuronal acetylcholine receptor subunit non-alpha-2-like: protein MKLAVLLLLVFPLSLADIPAPSEFVSLAEMEDTLLKNLFQGYQRWVRPIQHVNDTIRVRFGLKISQLVDVDEKNQLMTTNVWLCQEWIDYKLRWNPDKYGGITSIRVPSENIWLPDIVLYENADGRFEGSLMTKAIVKFNGAITWTPPASYKSACTMDVTFFPFDRQNCTMKFGSWTYDGNMVDLVLIDNQVDRKDFFDNGEWEILSATGVRGNRKDDMYSYPFLTYSFILKRLPLFYTLFLIIPCLGLSFLTVLVFYLPSDEGEKLSLSTSVLVSLTVFLLVIEEIIPSSSKVIPLIGEYLLFIMIFVTLSIIVTVFVINVHHRSSASYHPMSPWVRNLFLQKLPKLLCMRGHTDRYHYPELAPESPELKPCSGGRKGGQRVNSGTQGQTTSDGKEDEAWATMLDKAIYSVRYISRHIRKEHFIHEVVQDWKFVAQVLDRIFLWAFLTVSVLGTVLIFTPALYMFFKIPPPTASEDPPSN from the exons ATGAAGTTGGCGGTCCTTCTCCTTCTCGTCTTTCCGCTGTCCCTCGCCGACATCCCCG CTCCAAGTGAGTTTGTGTCCTTGGCGGAGATGGAGGACACCCTACTGAAGAACCTTTTCCAAGGCTACCAGCGCTGGGTCAGGCCCATCCAGCACGTCAACGACACTATTAGGGTACGCTTCGGACTCAAGATCTCCCAGCTGGTTGATGTG GATGAGAAGAACCAGCTAATGACAACTAACGTTTGGCTTTGTCAG GAGTGGATCGATTACAAGCTGCGATGGAACCCAGACAAATACGGAGGAATCACTTCCATCAGAGTCCCCTCTGAAAATATTTGGCTCCCAGACATCGTCCTCTATGAGAA TGCTGATGGGAGGTTTGAGGGCTCCCTGATGACAAAAGCCATTGTCAAgttcaatggtgccatcacctGGACACCACCTGCAAGTTACAAATCCGCATGCACTATGGACGTCACCTTCTTCCCATTCGACCGCCAGAACTGCACCATGAAGTTCGGCTCCTGGACATATGATGGTAACATGGTGGACCTGGTCCTGATAGACAACCAGGTAGACCGGAAGGACTTCTTCGATAATGGGGAGTGGGAGATCCTTAGTGCCACTGGTGTCAGAGGGAACAGGAAGGACGACATGTATTCGTACCCCTTTCTCACGTATTCTTTCATTCTGAAGAGGTTGCCGTTGTTCTACACCCTATTCCTCATCATCCCTTGTTTGGGTTTGTCCTTTCTGACTGTCCTGGTGTTTTACCTTCCCTCGGATGAAGGAGAGAAGCTGTCACTCTCCACCTCTGTCCTTGTGTCGCTCACTGTGTTCCTCCTGGTCATAGAAGAAAtcatcccctcctcctccaaggTGATCCCGCTCATTGGAGAGTACCTGCTGTTCATCATGATCTTTGTAACACTGTCAATCATCGTTACTGTCTTTGTCATCAACGTGCACCACCGCTCCTCAGCCAGCTACCACCCCATGTCGCCGTGGGTCCGTAATCTCTTCCTTCAGAAACTCCCGAAGTTGCTCTGCATGCGTGGACACACCGACCGCTACCACTACCCAGAGCTGGCTCCTGAAAGCCCCGAGCTCAAGCCTTGCTCTGGAGGTCGGAAAGGAGGCCAGAGGGTGAACAGCGGAACTCAAGGACAGACAACTTCTGATGGGAAGGAGGACGAGGCCTGGGCGACCATGTTGGACAAGGCTATCTACTCAGTGCGTTACATCAGCAGACACATCCGCAAGGAACACTTCATCCATGAG GTGGTACAAGACTGGAAGTTTGTGGCCCAGGTGTTAGACAGGATCTTCCTGTGGGCTTTCCTCACCGTCTCAGTACTGGGCACTGTCCTCATCTTCACTCCAGCTCTGTACATGTTTTTTAAAATCCCTCCTCCAACTGCAAGCGAGGATCCACCTTCAAACTAG
- the LOC144524890 gene encoding neuronal acetylcholine receptor subunit alpha-3-like: MSQLVKVDEVNQIMETNLWLRHVWNDYKLKWAPVDYDGIEFIRVPSNKIWRPDIVLYNNAVGDFLVEDKTKALLKFDGTITWIPPAIFKSSCPMDITYFPFDYQNCSMKFGSWTYDKAKIDLVLIGSKVNLKDFWESGEWEIIDAPGYKHDIKYNCCEEIYPDITYSFYIRRLPLFYTINLIIPCLLISFLTVLVFYLPSDCGEKVTLCISVLLSLTVFLLVITETIPSTSLVIPLIGEYLLFTMIFVTLSIVITVFVLNVHYRTPMTHTMPEWVRSVFLGVLPRVMLMRRPIDQGCSPPASITGGSSGGNTKRKNSIGGGSGSGSVSVGGITGGVACAPLDGCTGVGGGASAGSSMNCVEYGEMNRDVNRDMNRRCPYRGKEVPTPVPPPMVPPPPPPPPQAPPTQVPQESELPKVPRPLNAPSAVNAVVAFSVVSPEIKQAIESVKYIAENMRTRNKAKEVEDDWKYVAMVIDRIFLWVFVTVCVLGTVGLFLQPLISFFQ, translated from the exons ATGTCTCAACTGGTCAAAGTG GATGAGGTGAATCAGATTATGGAAACCAATCTGTGGCTGAGACAT GTGTGGAACGACTACAAACTGAAATGGGCCCCTGTTGACTATGATGGGATTGAGTTCATACGAGTTCCATCCAATAAAATTTGGAGGCCAGACATTGTTTTGTACAACAA TGCTGTAGGTGACTTCCTCGTGGAAGACAAGACCAAGGCTCTGCTGAAGTTTGATGGCACCATCACCTGGATTCCTCCAGCTATTTTCAAATCCTCCTGCCCCATGGACATCACCTACTTCCCCTTTGACTACCAGAACTGCTCTATGAAGTTTGGCTCCTGGACCTACGACAAGGCCAAGATTGACCTTGTGCTCATTGGCTCAAAG GTGAACCTGAAAGACTTCTGGGAAAGTGGAGAGTGGGAGATCATCGACGCACCAGGATACAAGCATGATATCAAGTACAACTGCTGTGAGGAGATCTACCCGGACATCACCTACTCCTTCTACATCCGCCGCTTGCCTCTCTTTTACACCATCAACCTTATCATCCCCTGCCTCCTCATCTCCTTCCTCACAGTGCTGGTCTTCTACCTCCCATCTGACTGCGGCGAGAAGGTCACCCTGTGTATCTCCgtcctcctctccctcactgTGTTCCTGCTGGTCATCACTGAGACCATCCCTTCGACATCACTTGTCATCCCTCTGATCGGGGAGTACCTCCTCTTCACCATGATTTTTGTCACGCTCAGCATCGTCATCACTGTCTTTGTGCTGAATGTCCACTACCGAACCCCTATGACTCACACTATGCCGGAGTGGGTAAGGTCTGTATTCCTTGGGGTGCTGCCCAGGGTGATGCTGATGAGGCGGCCTATCGACCAGGGCTGCTCCCCCCCTGCCAGTATTACAGGAGGGAGCAGCGGgggaaacacaaagagaaagaaCAGCATAGGAGGAGGAAGTGGCTCAGGAAGTGTGAGTGTCGGGGGTATAACTGGGGGTGTAGCGTGTGCACCGCTGGATGGTTGCACAGGAGTAGGAGGGGGCGCCTCAGCTGGCAGCTCCATGAACTGTGTGGAGTACGGTGAGATGAACCGTGACGTGAACCGGGATATGAACAGGAGGTGCCCCTACAGAGGCAAGGAGGTTCCGACTCCTGTCCCTCCCCCAAtggttcctcctcctcctcctccccccccacaGGCACCTCCGACCCAGGTGCCCCAGGAGTCAGAGTTGCCCAAGGTGCCGAGGCCACTAAATGCCCCTTCGGCTGTCAACGCTGTTGTTGCCTTCTCCGTGGTGTCTCCAGAGATCAAGCAGGCCATAGAGAGCGTGAAGTACATTGCAGAGAACATGAGGACTCGCAACAAAGCTAAAGAG GTGGAGGACGACTGGAAGTACGTTGCCATGGTCATCGACAGGATCTTCTTGTGGGTttttgtgacagtgtgtgtgctgGGAACAGTGGGACTCTTCCTCCAGCCACTCATTAGCTTCTTTCAATGA